In Pygocentrus nattereri isolate fPygNat1 chromosome 26, fPygNat1.pri, whole genome shotgun sequence, one genomic interval encodes:
- the epha2a gene encoding ephrin type-A receptor 2a isoform X2: protein MSLSLSVWKSWTRAPEPPARRKCARRSSSKGEKMDYRRVQTCSLFLYLFINSIFIVTHSKEHMLLDMKASGGELGWLTSPSEEGWEIVQTVVNGSLLYTYSVCNVASDSEQDNWLRTTFIQRPLEAARVSVELRFVVRDCNTFGGATPTCRETFGLYLSETDMDVGTSFRKGQFRKIATVAPDEVTANRGSGRASVRENVETKVIGPLSKRGFYLAFQDMGACVALLGVRVFYTTCPAIQQNLATFPERVTAGALTEVEGTCVKDAVVAGQAAPRMYCTAEGEWVVPVGQCHCRAGYQAVEQSCRVCQAGYYKSSVSSEPCQICPENTQHSGHGALVCPCLEGFYRAPNDPSSAPCSGPPGPPEDLTFTPLLTVGSLKLTWKPPGNTGGRSDVTYDVKCERCDGAMCVPCGSRVQFQSAHTALRNPEVTVSELEPHVNYTFTVEVLNGVSQFSRQKASASITTLLHFTDPPKVTFLRVVDRTSTSLSLSWAVDHRTSSLHPPHYELMYRMKEDQAEQDFTTYTVLKLERNSVQITDLLPGTKYVFRVQTLTPDGHPSSQSAEHEFETLPLAESQTQGSSMIVMGAIAGGAVMLLIVVVILLLHKRRLNSHVRQRSGGNYFACPEKLQPLKTYVDPHTYEDPCTAVLKFASEIHPNYITKQKVIGAGEFGEVFRGLLKLPGRSEVAVAIKTLKPGYTEKQRQDFLSEASIMGQFSHQNIIRLEGVVTKFKHAMIITEYMENGALDQYLRDHDGELSSYQLVGMLNGIAAGMKYLSDMNYVHRDLAARNILVNGNLECKVSDFGLSRVLEDYPEGTYTTSGGKIPIRWTAPEAIAYRKFTSASDVWSFGIVMWEVMASGERPYWDMSNHEVMKAINEGFRLPAPMDCPSAIYQLMLQCWMQDRSKRPRFLDIVNLLDKLLHNPESLTAIASVDLRVSIRLPSTSGNDGAPFRSVDEWLESMKMGQYKEAFAHAGIATMEQVLHLKTEDIKKIGVQLPGHQKRMAYSILGLQEPAGPMDVFAV, encoded by the exons ATGAGCCTCTCGCTCTCAGTGTGGAAAAGTTGGACACGCGCTCCGGAGCCACCGGCACGTCGTAAATGCGCTCGGAGAAGTTCAAGTAAAGGAGAAAAAATGGATTATCGCCGTGTACAGACCTGCTCACTCttcctgtatttatttattaacagcaTATTTATTGTAACCCACTCCAAGGAGC ACATGCTGCTCGATATGAAGGCATCTGGAGGAGAGCTGGGTTGGTTAACCTCACCGAGTGAAGAAGGG tggGAGATAGTCCAGACAGTGGTGAATGGCTCCCTCCTCTACACCTACAGTGTGTGCAATGTGGCCAGTGATTCTGAACAGGACAATTGGCTTCGGACCACCTTTATCCAGCGTCCACTCGAAGCTGCGCGCGTCTCTGTAGAGCTACGATTTGTCGTTCGCGACTGCAACACCTTCGGTGGCGCCACCCCCACCTGTCGGGAGACCTTTGGCCTCTACCTGTCTGAAACAGACATGGATGTGGGCACCAGCTTCCGCAAAGGTCAGTTCCGCAAGATCGCCACAGTGGCTCCTGATGAGGTTACCGCAAACCGGGGCAGCGGCCGGGCTTCTGTGCGGGAGAACGTGGAGACCAAGGTCATCGGGCCACTTTCCAAACGGGGTTTCTACCTGGCCTTCCAAGATATGGGCGCATGCGTGGCTCTCCTGGGGGTCAGGGTGTTTTACACTACCTGTCCGGCCATCCAGCAAAACCTGGCCACCTTCCCTGAGAGGGTGACTGCTGGAGCACTGACTGAGGTGGAAGGAACCTGCGTGAAGGATGCAGTGGTAGCTGGACAGGCGGCTCCACGCATGTACTGCACTGCTGAAGGAGAGTGGGTGGTGCCTGTGGGGcagtgtcactgcagagctgGTTACCAGGCTGTGGAACAGAGCTGTAGAG TATGTCAAGCAGGCTACTACAAGTCGTCCGTTTCCAGTGAGCCATGTCAAATCTGCCCAGAAAACACCCAGCATTCCGGGCATGGGGCACTTGTGTGTCCTTGTCTGGAAGGCTTCTACCGAGCACCCAATGACCCCAGCTCTGCCCCTTGTTCTG GTCCACCTGGCCCACCTGAAGACCTGACATTCACTCCTCTCCTTACTGTGGGGAGCTTAAAACTGACCTGGAAACCTCCAGGCAACACTGGCGGCAGGAGTGATGTCACCTACGACGTGAAGTGTGAACGTTGTGATGGCGCTATGTGTGTACCATGTGGATCTAGGGTGCAGTTCCAGTCTGCACACACAGCTCTACGCAACCCAGAGGTCACAGTTAGCGAGCTGGAGCCGCACGTTAACTACACATTCACAGTGGAAGTCTTGAATGGAGTGTCCCAGTTCAGTCGTCAGAAAGCCTCCGCTAGCATCACGACCTTGCTGCACTTCACAG ACCCTCCTAAAGTAACATTCCTCAGGGTGGTGGACCGAACCTCTACtagtctgtctctgtcttggGCTGTGGATCACCGCACGTCCTCTCTCCATCCGCCTCACTATGAGCTCATGTACCGCATGAAG GAGGATCAGGCAGAACAGGACTTTACTACTTACACTGTTCTGAAGCTGGAGAGAAACTCTGTCCAAATTACTGACCTCTTGCCCGGAACTAAATATGTGTTTCGCGTTCAAACGCTAACCCCAGATGGCCATCCCAGCAGTCAAAGTGCAGAGCATGAGTTTGAGACTCTACCCTTGG CTGAGTCACAAACACAGGGCAGTTCCATGATTGTCATGGGCGCTATCGCTGGAGGCGCAGTCATGTTGCTTATCGTAGTGGTCATCTTGCTACTGCACAAAAG GAGGCTGAATTCACATGTCCGACAGAGATCAGGAGGCAACTACTTTGCATGTCCAG AAAAACTGCAGCCTCTGAAGACCTATGTGGACCCGCACACGTATGAAGACCCCTGCACAGCTGTCCTCAAGTTTGCCAGTGAAATTCACCCcaattacatcaccaagcagaAAGTTATTGGAGCAG GAGAATTTGGCGAGGTGTTCCGTGGTCTGCTGAAGTTGCCGGGACGCAGTGAGGTTGCCGTGGCGATAAAGACTCTGAAGCCTGGCTACACGGAGAAGCAGCGGCAGGACTTCCTGAGTGAGGCCAGCATCATGGGCCAGTTCTCCCACCAGAACATCATACGCCTGGAGGGAGTCGTCACTAAAT TCAAACATGCAATGATCATCACCGAGTACATGGAGAACGGTGCTCTGGATCAGTATCTGAGG GACCATGATGGAGAGTTGTCATCCTATCAGTTGGTGGGCATGCTCAATGGCATAGCAGCAGGGATGAAGTATCTCTCTGACATGAACTATGTGCACCGAGACCTTGCTGCACGCAACATTCTGGTCAATGGCAACTTGGAGTGTAAGGTGTCAGACTTTGGCCTCTCTCGAGTTCTGGAAGACTATCCTGAAGGCACCTACACAACTAGC GGAGGAAAGATTCCTATTCGCTGGACGGCACCAGAAGCCATAGCATACAGGAAGTTCACCTCAGCTAGTGATGTGTGGAGCTTTGGCATAGTCATGTGGGAGGTCATGGCCTCTGGAGAGAGACCCTACTGGGACATGAGTAACCATGAG gTGATGAAGGCCATAAATGAAGGCTTCAGGCTGCCGGCGCCAATGGACTGCCCATCTGCTATTTACCAGCTAATGCTGCAGTGCTGGATGCAGGATCGTTCTAAACGCCCACGCTTCCTTGATATCGTCAATCTGCTAGACAAGCTGCTGCACAACCCTGAGTCACTTACAGCCATCGCCAGTGTCGACCTACG AGTGTCTATTCGTCTGCCAAGCACTAGTGGAAACGATGGCGCCCCCTTCAGGTCTGTGGATGAATGGCTGGAGTCAATGAAGATGGGCCAGTATAAGGAAGCCTTTGCCCATGCTGGTATTGCAACCATGGAGCAGGTGTTGCACTTGAAGACTGA GGATATCAAGAAGATTGGGGTGCAGTTGCCAGGTCACCAAAAAAGAATGGCCTACAGCATTCTGGGTCTTCAAGAGCCTGCTGGTCCTATGGATGTATTTGCGGTGTGA
- the epha2a gene encoding ephrin type-A receptor 2a isoform X1: MSLSLSVWKSWTRAPEPPARRKCARRSSSKGEKMDYRRVQTCSLFLYLFINSIFIVTHSKEHMLLDMKASGGELGWLTSPSEEGWEIVQTVVNGSLLYTYSVCNVASDSEQDNWLRTTFIQRPLEAARVSVELRFVVRDCNTFGGATPTCRETFGLYLSETDMDVGTSFRKGQFRKIATVAPDEVTANRGSGRASVRENVETKVIGPLSKRGFYLAFQDMGACVALLGVRVFYTTCPAIQQNLATFPERVTAGALTEVEGTCVKDAVVAGQAAPRMYCTAEGEWVVPVGQCHCRAGYQAVEQSCRVCQAGYYKSSVSSEPCQICPENTQHSGHGALVCPCLEGFYRAPNDPSSAPCSGPPGPPEDLTFTPLLTVGSLKLTWKPPGNTGGRSDVTYDVKCERCDGAMCVPCGSRVQFQSAHTALRNPEVTVSELEPHVNYTFTVEVLNGVSQFSRQKASASITTLLHFTDPPKVTFLRVVDRTSTSLSLSWAVDHRTSSLHPPHYELMYRMKEDQAEQDFTTYTVLKLERNSVQITDLLPGTKYVFRVQTLTPDGHPSSQSAEHEFETLPLAESQTQGSSMIVMGAIAGGAVMLLIVVVILLLHKRRLNSHVRQRSGGNYFACPEKLQPLKTYVDPHTYEDPCTAVLKFASEIHPNYITKQKVIGAGEFGEVFRGLLKLPGRSEVAVAIKTLKPGYTEKQRQDFLSEASIMGQFSHQNIIRLEGVVTKCTCKLVIITALYLRAPTRASHSACTESHVAVADDCLSCSNCIPRFFSVKHAMIITEYMENGALDQYLRDHDGELSSYQLVGMLNGIAAGMKYLSDMNYVHRDLAARNILVNGNLECKVSDFGLSRVLEDYPEGTYTTSGGKIPIRWTAPEAIAYRKFTSASDVWSFGIVMWEVMASGERPYWDMSNHEVMKAINEGFRLPAPMDCPSAIYQLMLQCWMQDRSKRPRFLDIVNLLDKLLHNPESLTAIASVDLRVSIRLPSTSGNDGAPFRSVDEWLESMKMGQYKEAFAHAGIATMEQVLHLKTEDIKKIGVQLPGHQKRMAYSILGLQEPAGPMDVFAV; encoded by the exons ATGAGCCTCTCGCTCTCAGTGTGGAAAAGTTGGACACGCGCTCCGGAGCCACCGGCACGTCGTAAATGCGCTCGGAGAAGTTCAAGTAAAGGAGAAAAAATGGATTATCGCCGTGTACAGACCTGCTCACTCttcctgtatttatttattaacagcaTATTTATTGTAACCCACTCCAAGGAGC ACATGCTGCTCGATATGAAGGCATCTGGAGGAGAGCTGGGTTGGTTAACCTCACCGAGTGAAGAAGGG tggGAGATAGTCCAGACAGTGGTGAATGGCTCCCTCCTCTACACCTACAGTGTGTGCAATGTGGCCAGTGATTCTGAACAGGACAATTGGCTTCGGACCACCTTTATCCAGCGTCCACTCGAAGCTGCGCGCGTCTCTGTAGAGCTACGATTTGTCGTTCGCGACTGCAACACCTTCGGTGGCGCCACCCCCACCTGTCGGGAGACCTTTGGCCTCTACCTGTCTGAAACAGACATGGATGTGGGCACCAGCTTCCGCAAAGGTCAGTTCCGCAAGATCGCCACAGTGGCTCCTGATGAGGTTACCGCAAACCGGGGCAGCGGCCGGGCTTCTGTGCGGGAGAACGTGGAGACCAAGGTCATCGGGCCACTTTCCAAACGGGGTTTCTACCTGGCCTTCCAAGATATGGGCGCATGCGTGGCTCTCCTGGGGGTCAGGGTGTTTTACACTACCTGTCCGGCCATCCAGCAAAACCTGGCCACCTTCCCTGAGAGGGTGACTGCTGGAGCACTGACTGAGGTGGAAGGAACCTGCGTGAAGGATGCAGTGGTAGCTGGACAGGCGGCTCCACGCATGTACTGCACTGCTGAAGGAGAGTGGGTGGTGCCTGTGGGGcagtgtcactgcagagctgGTTACCAGGCTGTGGAACAGAGCTGTAGAG TATGTCAAGCAGGCTACTACAAGTCGTCCGTTTCCAGTGAGCCATGTCAAATCTGCCCAGAAAACACCCAGCATTCCGGGCATGGGGCACTTGTGTGTCCTTGTCTGGAAGGCTTCTACCGAGCACCCAATGACCCCAGCTCTGCCCCTTGTTCTG GTCCACCTGGCCCACCTGAAGACCTGACATTCACTCCTCTCCTTACTGTGGGGAGCTTAAAACTGACCTGGAAACCTCCAGGCAACACTGGCGGCAGGAGTGATGTCACCTACGACGTGAAGTGTGAACGTTGTGATGGCGCTATGTGTGTACCATGTGGATCTAGGGTGCAGTTCCAGTCTGCACACACAGCTCTACGCAACCCAGAGGTCACAGTTAGCGAGCTGGAGCCGCACGTTAACTACACATTCACAGTGGAAGTCTTGAATGGAGTGTCCCAGTTCAGTCGTCAGAAAGCCTCCGCTAGCATCACGACCTTGCTGCACTTCACAG ACCCTCCTAAAGTAACATTCCTCAGGGTGGTGGACCGAACCTCTACtagtctgtctctgtcttggGCTGTGGATCACCGCACGTCCTCTCTCCATCCGCCTCACTATGAGCTCATGTACCGCATGAAG GAGGATCAGGCAGAACAGGACTTTACTACTTACACTGTTCTGAAGCTGGAGAGAAACTCTGTCCAAATTACTGACCTCTTGCCCGGAACTAAATATGTGTTTCGCGTTCAAACGCTAACCCCAGATGGCCATCCCAGCAGTCAAAGTGCAGAGCATGAGTTTGAGACTCTACCCTTGG CTGAGTCACAAACACAGGGCAGTTCCATGATTGTCATGGGCGCTATCGCTGGAGGCGCAGTCATGTTGCTTATCGTAGTGGTCATCTTGCTACTGCACAAAAG GAGGCTGAATTCACATGTCCGACAGAGATCAGGAGGCAACTACTTTGCATGTCCAG AAAAACTGCAGCCTCTGAAGACCTATGTGGACCCGCACACGTATGAAGACCCCTGCACAGCTGTCCTCAAGTTTGCCAGTGAAATTCACCCcaattacatcaccaagcagaAAGTTATTGGAGCAG GAGAATTTGGCGAGGTGTTCCGTGGTCTGCTGAAGTTGCCGGGACGCAGTGAGGTTGCCGTGGCGATAAAGACTCTGAAGCCTGGCTACACGGAGAAGCAGCGGCAGGACTTCCTGAGTGAGGCCAGCATCATGGGCCAGTTCTCCCACCAGAACATCATACGCCTGGAGGGAGTCGTCACTAAATGTACGTGTAAACTCGTCATCATCACAGCTCTCTATCTCCGAGCACCCACTCGGGCGAGTCATTCAGCATGTACAGAAAGTCATGTCGCAGTGGCCGATGACTGTTTGTCATGTTCTAATTGCATTCCTCGTTTCTTTTCAGTCAAACATGCAATGATCATCACCGAGTACATGGAGAACGGTGCTCTGGATCAGTATCTGAGG GACCATGATGGAGAGTTGTCATCCTATCAGTTGGTGGGCATGCTCAATGGCATAGCAGCAGGGATGAAGTATCTCTCTGACATGAACTATGTGCACCGAGACCTTGCTGCACGCAACATTCTGGTCAATGGCAACTTGGAGTGTAAGGTGTCAGACTTTGGCCTCTCTCGAGTTCTGGAAGACTATCCTGAAGGCACCTACACAACTAGC GGAGGAAAGATTCCTATTCGCTGGACGGCACCAGAAGCCATAGCATACAGGAAGTTCACCTCAGCTAGTGATGTGTGGAGCTTTGGCATAGTCATGTGGGAGGTCATGGCCTCTGGAGAGAGACCCTACTGGGACATGAGTAACCATGAG gTGATGAAGGCCATAAATGAAGGCTTCAGGCTGCCGGCGCCAATGGACTGCCCATCTGCTATTTACCAGCTAATGCTGCAGTGCTGGATGCAGGATCGTTCTAAACGCCCACGCTTCCTTGATATCGTCAATCTGCTAGACAAGCTGCTGCACAACCCTGAGTCACTTACAGCCATCGCCAGTGTCGACCTACG AGTGTCTATTCGTCTGCCAAGCACTAGTGGAAACGATGGCGCCCCCTTCAGGTCTGTGGATGAATGGCTGGAGTCAATGAAGATGGGCCAGTATAAGGAAGCCTTTGCCCATGCTGGTATTGCAACCATGGAGCAGGTGTTGCACTTGAAGACTGA GGATATCAAGAAGATTGGGGTGCAGTTGCCAGGTCACCAAAAAAGAATGGCCTACAGCATTCTGGGTCTTCAAGAGCCTGCTGGTCCTATGGATGTATTTGCGGTGTGA
- the h6pd gene encoding GDH/6PGL endoplasmic bifunctional protein, with the protein MWRITWCLLLLAATCWQRSYTKESENPPSPGHVSVVIVGGTGDLAKKYLWQGFFHLYSTQVGKGYTFSFYGGGLSPDDKGTLLLFEILKKLKCPSELTAERCALVKEQFLRLSQYLQLKTVEDYEKLSQQIQQQLKQEGMVEAGRLFYMSVPAFAYADIAAKINSTCRPPADAWLRVVLEKPFGHDFGSAQLLATQLASFLKEEEMFRIDHYLGKEVVSQILAFRKNNNNLLEPIWNKHHIERIEIVLKETLDCKGRIQFYDQYGVIRDVLQNHLTEVLTLLTMSVPANLSSSEEVLKNKLQIFSTLEHLERKSVVTGQYQSYNEEVQEELNKTKDYISLTPTFAGVIIFADNPQYDGIPIFMTSGKMLDERVAYARILFKSDIFCVQDYDSVNCKPKQIVFYLGHGVLEYPAILVSKNLFKPSLVNSGWKEVTEHKDVNVLGLPLSDYFIQTPVVPKEAYYELISKVFHGRKDSFISTENLLASWAFWTPLLDSLVRAYPRPYPGGVANGDLLNFQLRGREVAFVNEAVVNVIQQGQEENFQVMQGKYRGVDMVSAWATELVERLASDLQSAAEEAIRDEGQFHLALSGGSSPIALFLQLALHQYTFPWHHTHLWLADERCVPPTETGSNFRMIHDQLLQHVRIPYFNIHPMPVLLNQRLCVEEDGGAVLYENEINQLVNASSFHYILLGVGEDGHTASLFQDSKLDESAERLVTLTESPSKPHQRMSLTFTAINKARKVGVLAMGRRKHELVTQLSRIKGESARYPITKVQPTNGNLIWYLDYDALLG; encoded by the exons ATGTGGAGGATAACATGGTGTTTACTACTACTGGCCGCTACTTGCTGGCAGAGAAGCTACACCAAAGAGAGTGAGAATCCCCCGAGCCCTGGACATGTGTCTGTGGTCATTGTGGGTGGCACAGGAGACCTGGCCAAAAAATATCTTTGGCAAGGATTTTTCCATCTTTATTCCACTCAGGTAGGCAAAGGCTACACCTTCTCCTTCTATGGAGGGGGGCTTTCTCCAGACGATAAGGGGACTCTGCTCCTCTTTGAAATCCTGAAGAAGCTGAAATGCCCATCAGAGCTCACTGCAGAGCGCTGTGCACTGGTTAAAGAGCAGTTCCTGCGACTTTCGCAGTACCTCCAGCTCAAGACTGTGGAGGACTATGAGAAGCTCAGTCAGCAGATCCAGCAGCAGCTGAAGCAAGAGGGCATGGTAGAGGCTGGTAGGCTGTTTTACATGTCTGTCCCTGCCTTCGCCTATGCAGACATTGCAGCGAAGATCAACAGCACCTGCCGGCCTCCTGCTGATGCGTGGCTCAGGGTTGTCCTGGAGAAGCCATTCGGCCATGATTTTGGAAGTGCCCAGCTTCTCGCCACACAACTGGCCAGTTTTcttaaagaggaggagatgttCAGGATTGATCATTACTTGGGGAAAGAG GTCGTCTCCCAGATTCTGGCCttcagaaaaaataataataatcttctaGAGCCGATTTGGAACAAGCATCACATTGAGAGAATAGAGATTGTGCTGAAGGAGACACTAGACTGCAAAG GCCGGATCCAGTTTTATGACCAGTACGGGGTCATCAGAGATGTACTCCAGAATCACCTTACGGAAGTCCTGACCCTTTTAACAATGAGCGTACCTGCTAATCTTTCCAGCAGTGAGGAGGTCCTAAAGAACAAGCTACAAATTTTCAGCACCCTTGAGCATCTTGAGAGGAAAAGTGTGGTTACAGGTCAATACCAGAGCTACAATGAAGAGGTTCAGGAGgagcttaataaaacaaaagattaTATCAGCCTAACCCCCACTTTTGCTG GTGTCATAATTTTTGCTGACAATCCCCAATATGATGGCATTCCCATATTTATGACCTCAGGTAAGATGCTTGATGAACGGGTTGCATACGCTCGGATTCTTTTCAAAAGTGACATATTTTGCGTTCAAGACTATGATAGTGTCAACTGCAAGCCCAAACAGATAGTGTTTTATCTGGGTCATGGAGTTCTGGAATATCCAGCAATTCTTGTCAGCAAAAATTTGTTCAAGCCATCTCTTGTGAACAGTGGTTGGAAAGAAGTTACTGAGCATAAAGATGTGAATGTGCTGGGGTTACCACTTTCCGACTACTTTATCCAGACCCCAGTCGTGCCCAAAGAGGCTTATTATGAGCTGATTTCTAAAGTCTTTCATGGACGTAAGGACAGCTTTATTAGTACTGAGAACCTCCTGGCCTCCTGGGCTTTTTGGACACCACTGTTGGACAGTCTAGTTAGGGCCTATCCTCGGCCATATCCGGGTGGTGTCGCCAATGGTGACCTGCTGAATTTCCAGCTGCGTGGTCGAGAGGTTGCTTTTGTTAACGAGGCAGTGGTGAATGTGATCCAGCAAGGCCAAGAGGAGAACTTCCAGGTCATGCAAGGGAAGTACCGTGGTGTTGACATGGTGTCAGCCTGGGCAACAGAGCTGGTGGAGCGCTTGGCCTCTGACCTACAAAGCGCGGCAGAAGAGGCCATTCGTGATGAAGGTCAGTTTCATCTGGCATTGTCGGGTGGATCTAGTCCTATTGCACTGTTTCTTCAGCTGGCTCTGCACCAGTATACCTTCCCATGGCATCACACTCATTTGTGGCTAGCGGATGAGCGCTGTGTGCCGCCCACTGAGACGGGGTCCAACTTCCGCATGATTCATGACCAGCTGCTTCAGCATGTACGCATTCCATACTTCAACATTCACCCCATGCCGGTGCTGCTCAACCAACGTTTATGCGTTGAGGAAGATGGAGGAGCTGTCCTCTATGAGAATGAGATCAACCAGCTAGTCAATGCTTCCAGCTTCCACTATATACTCCTTGGTGTAGGTGAGGACGGCCACACTGCCTCACTGTTTCAAGATAGTAAGCTTGACGAGAGTGCGGAAAGGCTTGTAACCCTCACAGAAAGTCCAAGCAAACCCCACCAACGAATGAGCCTTACATTCACTGCCATCAACAAAGCTCGCAAGGTGGGGGTTCTAGCGATGGGCAGGAGGAAGCATGAGCTTGTCACTCAACTTAGCCGAATTAAAGGTGAATCAGCCAGGTATCCAATCACAAAAGTACAACCAACGAATGGCAATCTAATCTGGTATTTGGACTATGATGCACTTTTAGGGTAA